Within Larus michahellis chromosome 5, bLarMic1.1, whole genome shotgun sequence, the genomic segment AGTAGCCCTTCATTGCACTTGATGTTGTGGGATGCCAAAATAATTGCAGTAGTAAGAGGAACTTACAAATTGTTACCTTACAAAGTCTACAGCTCTCAAATGCCCTGTTCTTGCTCAGTGAACATACTACCTTAAACCCATGAATAGCAATGCATTTATACCTTGAGGCATGAACATTTTATCCGTTCTGCTTTctctaattaatattttcattgttagTTTGAGGTTCAGTTGCAGACATTATaagtttccctttcctttcctcacagAGATgatgctggcagcagagctgcgGTGTCAGTGCATCCAGACTGCCACAGGATTAACGCTGCCAAAGCAACTGGCCAACGTAGAAATCATTCCTGAGGGCCCACACTGCAACACTGTGGAAATCATGTAAGTAAAGTCAGCAGGCAAGAGAAGTTATGGCTTTACAAATGCTAAAGAGCTGGCTGCCCTTAAGCTTACAGTCCTCAGCCTTGTCTGCGTCCTCCTCTGACCTCCTCAGGTGCCAATATTAACCAAAATGAAATGTTCATTCCAATGCAGAGCAACACTGAAGAACAGCCAGCAAATCTGTTTAGATCCCCAGGCCAAATGGGTGAAGATCGTAATTAACAGGATTCTACAAAGGTAACTGCCAGGATTACCTTTTAACTGGAATTATTCCACCAAAGGGCATATTTTCACCAGTATAAACATCAACGTGTGTGCAATCTTCAACGCTCTTCTCTGAGACCCATTTGAATAGCGCAGGGCTAGGAATACAGGAGACTAGATTTAGTTGATCTTTGGACTAGGCAGAAGCAAGGCCTACCTGACATCtcagtaatttaaaacaaacaaatgaactgTTACATGTCACACTTTTCAAACAAGTACATCGATCCAGGGTTCCTCAGGGCTGTGTGTTCAGCTCCACATCGCCAAGGGTAACGTTTGGGCTTTCTGGAGGAACTGCCTTGGAAGCAATAGAGAAGTGTTGTTTAGCACTGCCCTGTGCCAACTGGTCTGCCCAAGAGACAGGATGGTCATTTGGACAAGCTTCTCCGGTGTGTGTGGGTGGATGTATCTCCTCAGAGATAAATTAAACACAATAGCCTTCCAGGCAAACTTATTCTAGAATAGTTTCGAGTGgtccctcagcacaagaaggacatggacctgttgcagcgaGTCCAgtggagggtcacaaagatgacccgaggtctggagcacctctcctatgaagacaggctgagagagttggggttgttcagcctggagaaaagaaggctccggggagaccttatagcggccttcgagtacctgaagggggcctacaggaaagccagggagggactgtttgcaagggcacgcagcgataggacgagggacaatggttttaaactagagcagggcaggtttagattagacattaggaagaagttctttacaatgagggtggtgaaacactggaacaggttgcccagaggtggtggaggccccatccctggagacattcaaggccaggcttgatgaggctctgagcaacctgatctagttgaagatgtccgtgcttactgcaggagggttggactagatgagctttaaaggacccttccaacccaacacatcctatgattctatgacttcccCCTAGTGCAAATTAAACAAACATTCaactaaaaggaaacagaaaataattctttaattttCCACTAAAAGCGAATCtggttttgtctggttttgatGTTTGTAAATTAATCTCACTGTTTTGTGCATGCTGTAATTCATTACAATATCTGTATTACAGTTCATCCAAGAAACGGCGTCAGTAACGGAACCAGAGGTCTCTCGGCAAGCAAGAGAAAGCTGCACAGAAAAGTCATTAGCCTTTAAGTGTCTCCAGGGTCAGCGTATTCATCATTTCACTCTAGCTTTTTTTTATCCTCACTGGTCTCCGTGCACAAACTGTTCATCTGCAAAAGGAAACTGCTGGGCTCAATAGGCTGTCACATTAGCAGACTCTCGTGTTTTATGGCAAAATTTTACACGGTGCTTAACTGCAGAGGCATTTAAAGCAATATCCTAACCAAACCCTAGCCTTGCGTTGGTCAGCTGGAAACACCTGCACAGTTTTAGCATTCACTGAGCTGGGAGTTATACCACAGCATCGCTCAGCTCCATTCTGAAGGACTATGAAGTACAGTTTTGGATAGTTTAAGAGGGTTGTAGTTTTCAAAGTAAAGAAATAGTAAGCAAAGGAGAttcttactgaaagaaaaaaaaacaagaaagggaaaaaaagaaattccccGATATCAATAAAAACCTTGTTTAGAAGCAATTTCGGTGTttaaaaattggggtttttttggtcttatGCAAATTAAATATACCTCTCACCTTAAAACAGTGGAGTCATAGTAACTCTGTTTTTGTCACCAAGCTATCAATGTCACAAGGactcttccataaaaaaaaaagtttttagaaGCCATTGGTTCAACTTTTcataaatgaaatgtgaaaaaaatgtgtgtgaagTATCTTTAATGTTTTCAAACCTGCACAGAGTTTTGCCACCTGCAAACCATTGTTAGGGTTTATTCATAGTGCACCAGGggctgaaaagtaaataaaaatttacaatAAGTACAACAAACGAAATTTGCCATTAAGACCTTACActtacagaaaactgaaaaagtgttttctgccaGAAGAGTTTTCTTCCAAATATATTGAAAGATGCTGATCTAGTCAATTAATTAGAAACAAAACTGTTGATCTTTTTATCagtgtttctttcagtttttacTGAAATAAGGTAGCTTTTTTGACCAGTTTGTTTGGCCAAGAGCACACTCATACCAAGTTGGTACTGGGAGTGCATATGCACATTGCAGCAGGAGTTGATAACGAAAAATGCCTGACAAATGCAGTTTTGCTCTCTATGCTAAACCCAAAATTGCTATCTCAGATTCAGATTTTTGTCTCTGCAGACAGATGGTGACTGCACTGACACAGGGGACTAATACAACGTAAATACAATGCGGAGACACAGCAAATAAATCTCTTTCCAAGCCTCTAGGAAACAAAAACGCACCCCTTAGCCAAATGTCACCGCCCCTCTCCGGGACATCAGCTTTAAAAAGACTTAAGATTCCCGCCCTCACATCTGCCATTGCAAAAATTCTTGCAGGAACATTACTcctcaaatactttaaaacttcTTCTAACTTCCAATCTACTTTGCCCAGAAATAAATCTATGTCTTTCCACTGCAATCCCTCTGCCTATATAggtctttccttcctgccttccccaATAACATACCTGTAAAAAGCCCCTATGATTCTATTCAACAGTGTAAACCCCTTTTATCTCTTTGCAGAATATAAATACCTCAGTCTTCTAATCGCTCTCAGTTCTCTCTGATCCAATCTAATCTTTctcaaacagaaataataatatttcagGTAAAATAATGAGCTTGTCATGAAATGATGctacctaatttaaaaaaaaaacccacagatttctATGGTTCCTCACACGGCAGTTTAATCGCACTGCAAGCGCTCATTCAGACATAAGAGTAAATTTCAGCAAAGGCAATATTGATGGCACTTTTATCATCAGGCAGGTATCTCATTACAAATGAGAGAAGGTACAAGCTGATCCACGCAAATAGTTTTGAGGTGTCCAGGTTTCAAAGGATATGGGAGGTGATCCAGCTAATTATGGGAGGAGGAAGGACATCTGTACCGTAGAATGAGATAAAGTTCAGAGGCAAACAACAGGGATAGTAAGAGTTATGGGATGAGAAACCCGTAAGCAGAATAGGtcttttcagcctggaaaagagatgacAGAGGGAATGTGACAAAATTCTGTAATGCTGCAAATGGCATGCATAAGGAGAACAAGGAATAAGGTCACTGATTCCCatctaaaagaaaaacaggacaaaaattgAAGGTAGCAGCTGGCAGGTTCAGCAGAACCTGAAGGAATGTGCTCTTCTTACAACAAATAGTTAAGCTGCGGGTGTCTTCGCTACAGCTATTAGTGAACATTAAATGCTTCCAGGGGTTCAGGCAGTGAGTAGCCAAATTAATGAGGGAAAATCCTGTAAGGCCTATTCAACACAAAGATGCCGTCTTTGGCTCAAGAAGTCCCTTAACTTCAAATTCCCAGCATCtggaaaaacacagaggaaaagtaATAGTTCAAAGTATCTTTGTATGTTTTTCCCTACCCTTTCTCAAGAATTCTTTATTGGTCCCTATGAGTACCAAAATACTGGATGAACCTGTAATGAGACATGACACCACTGCTGTTATGCTCTTTTGTCCTAAGGCCCTGAAATGTCATGGCGTTTCCAGGATGCAAAACAAGGCCTCTGTTGGCTTGCGTTTTGTGAGCAGCTGAAGAAATCTCCCCTATACaccaaatgaaatgaaagagGCAATAAAACAGAGCAGGATTTTTCACAAAGTATGCTGAGTCAATCTTCTGATCATCACGCTGCTGATTTCATATCCTAGGCTGACCATAGGAATAGCAATGTCAGCATGAAAAAAGGATGTGGAAGGATGATTTAGAAACTTCACAGCATGATGAGGAAGAGCAACTATAGTCTTGGATTACACCATTACTGCGTACCAGAACCATGCTAGAACTGGTGCATAAATTCTGCTTGAATTAATCATGCTCGGTAAACTACAGAAAACATACCATTTCAGAAACTTCTTCCACTGATTTGAATTGGATTTCCCTGTTCCTTGAACCACCACCCAAGTTACTATGATTTATCTGATTAACACATGCATTTATTAGTGTTAATTTATCAGTGAATGAGGACTCAGCACTTGATGGCTTTGCCCATCTTGACACAAGTTTCTGTTGAATTTTAACCTCTCACGAAGCATTTTCTTGATCCAGGGTTATAAAAAGGCAATGATAAATAGGAAACACATTGTCCGCACCATCTCAGTGAATCTTTTCCATCTGCACATTCTGAGTAATGTAATAATGTTGTCACTCAGCTGAAACCACCAAAAAACATGGCCAAGTTATGAGATAATATTGATGCCGAGTAAATTGGTGTGTTGAATGAAAAGAATTAGCCACAGCTCCTCAGACACTTGCTAACACAGATGCTAAATGgtgacaaaataaaaacattcattaTGCCACGCTGCCAACGGGGCTGTTTAGGAGCCTGAAATATAGCGTCATACTGCCACAATTTTTTACAGGGACATAGCCACAGAGCCTGAATTCTGCATTTCTTGccccagcatttttcttcttgttcctaATGCCAAGTTTTCGTAAGACTGGCCACCACACTGAGCATTGCTGCGGGAACACGCCAATGAGTGCATAGCACCAGGCTGAGATCACATTCAGACCGGGCAAGCTGAAAGGTGCTTTGTAGAGCCACATTCAGGATGCTCCACCCTTATTGGTGTTGCACTCCATGCCTTCTTTGGCTATCTTGAGGTTTTAATAAGGTGAGCTGCTTTATGATTCTTTCTCAGTTAATTACGGGAGAAATTGTTGCATGAAAAACAAGAGTAAGTGGTCACTAGAAGAATTCTACATCCAAAGGCTGTGTGGTCTCTGCAATGGTTGTGAGCTATCTGCGAAGGAATCGGGTCAGTGCTCTGAAATGGATCCAGTTAATGAGAATGAAAGCAACAGTAATTCTGCATTAAAAGCATTTGCACAAGTCTTTAGATCAAAATCCCAAAAAATTTAATTGTAGACTTCTTACCTCCTTCCACAGGCTTCACATGAGGCCTCTAACTCTAGGGCGTTCTACTTCCCAGCTCCATGTTACTTCCCAGCTCAGATAATACAGTTCCACAGAAAGAGCTGATACGAATAGTTTCTTAGAGCAGCTGAGCAGGAGATGAACAAGAAAAACTGATCCCAAGGGGAAAGCAGTTGGACAAGTCCAgaccaaaaggaagagaaagaaggatgaggaaacaaaaaggaaatatggaaaataatgaaatagtaaACATTCCTTGGAGGGTGTGGAATCTTCCTGCTTCTATCTGCACTGGCCTGACTCATTACAGCCTTAGTTTTGGCACTCTAAATTATTACCCTTGTCACCATACGTCAGAAGGAAATGTGCCATTCCGATGCCAGATGTAGGAAATTATGTGGGAAATACTGATTCACCGCAAGGAAAATAGTACATCCATAAAAACTCACCCATGCGGCTTGTGGCACACTAAATAAAAATAGCGTGCTTTCAGTATTAAATTAAAATGGTGAATATGCATGTAATTCTTCAGTCATATGCAgtcaaaatcagaaaagaaatataaaaaattttagccattttgatattttgaatACCAGCACTTGGGGTTTGAAACGGCCACTTCTGTCCAGTGGCTCATTCTAATCCACAAGGGAGCAGGTGTCCGTTGGCCAGCAAGACAAGGTTTTTTGGTAATGATAATACCTTTGTTAGAGTTATCGGTAATGATAATAGCTTCATTAGACCAACTACTTTCTGTTGGAGAAATAAGTGTATGGATCACAAAGCCTTCATCATGACACTTTTGTATTTCCTTATATAGTGAAAATACCTGGGTTATTTAACTGCCCAGTagagttttgtattttttttgccataaagCTCAGGATGTACTTCAAGAATAACACTCAAATCACCATGTACTGCAAGCCACATTTCACTGTCACATTAGTACAATGATGGAGTTCCTCGTGGACGTGTATGAGAACAAATATTTCTCTTAACTTTAGAGCCTTCTTCAGTGAGGAAATGAGTCTCTGCTCTACAGGAGGTATTGACCTACTATCACCCCCGGCTTAACGATGGGGAAACTGAAGTCATAAATATCCCAGAACTCCCTTCTAAAGCCATACAATGCCGAAGGGTTGTCCTCCCAGCAGAACACCACATTCAGGAATCTTTCCTACAGACACAAAAATGTCCTGCAGACACAAATTCTCTTGTCAACAAAACAGAACATTGTGGTAATATGATTAGAAAATTTTACAGGCAAACATGTGCTCTTTACCAATTCTTTCAGTCTAAATGGAAGACAAAACTCTTCCATTGTATTTTTTCACACCGCCCAGCAGGGAGAAATGGTAAAAACCAATTCTTATTGAGAAATACAATAAAGCATGTAACAAGATGTACATTTATACCGAACAtctgttctcatttatttttattcttactcTGTTTGACAAACAAGATTTTCTAGTAGAAGGATTGCATCTGGGTTGCACTATAGCAAAgccttgcactttttttttgtgctggtaCTGTAGCTTAGCCCTTTTTTCTATACAAAATAGCAATGGGCCTTTGCTGGTTTGAACAAGCTTTTCTACAGTATTAGCCCGTTTTCAAACCCTGTGAAGGAAGGTTTGGTAGTTAAAGGCTGGGCGTCTGATGCTAACAAGAAAGACTTCCCTAGAGCTCTTCTTCAGTAGGTGTGCTATGGCAAAGATCGCAAGTTCAGATTCCTTAAATCAGATTCCTTAAATTTTGATTCTTCCCATGATCTAAAAGTACTTGTCCTGTGGATGAACTCATTAGTATTTACTATGAATAGCTTACTGAACTATGGAACGTACCAGTTCTCTCTACTTCTGTGCAAtagcaatttttaatttcaggGTTTTTCCAAAGGCACACCCTATTTACTAGTCATCGTTTCTTAACTATTAGCAACATTTTCCTTCCATGGCACATGAATAATAGCATATTGCAATGGTAGGAAGCCATTATATACCTTAAACTCACTACTGGGCAGGAACTGAGTAGCACATTATGATCGAGGTTGACTGTGATCTCTCCTTAAATTCTACTTTTCTGTGGGAGTGCTCTTAGACAAATTATTTTTGAGTTGAAATTGTCCCCATGCTCATTCTGGAATATTTTTATGTACGGAAAGTTTTAGTCACATCTTTTCAATGACAGATGAGTTGTTTTATCCAAAATTACAAGTACCCCCCCTGCCTCATAAACGTATCCCCCTGGTAATGCAATGGTTagatgaaaaatgagaaagattGAAATGAACAATATCAGAGTGGACACATCTTAAaaatctacttaaaaaaaaccccaaccaagcaAGGAGATGGATTGGGGAATGAAGGCAAGAAATTATTGTGATTTCAGATACACATTTCCTAGAGTAAACGCTGTTTTCAGAAGTGATgtaagcatagaatcatagaattgttgaggttggaagggacctttaagatcatcgagtccaacctttagcctaccctgacaagagccacttctaaaccatgtccctaagtgccccatctaccctttttttaaacacctccagcgatggtgaatccaccacctccctgggcagcctattccaatgtttaataaccctttcagtgaaaaaatgtctcctaatatctaatctaaacctcccctgacgtaacttgaacccgtttcccctcgtcctatcacttgtcaccagggagaagaggtcagcccccatctctctacaacctcctttcaggtagttgtagagggtgataaggtctcccctcagcctcctcttctccaagctaaacaaccccagctccctcagtcgttcttcggTTCATGTCAATGCCGAAGTCAGCCTGAAAGCCAGTAGAATCTATGTGGCTAAGTGAGCTCACAGGTTATGAATTTAAGATATGAGTAGCATGTAAATGTGcctgttcattattttttttatgcaaacttATTGACCATTATGAATATTAATTCCACTGAGTTTAGTTAATCTACCCCAACATACAACCTTGCCTCAAATTTACCATTACAGTTCCTACTTCTAAGTGTTGTTGGGCCTCAGTTCTGAAAAGCCCAGCACTTTATATTTAAGCCCACATGGTTGACCTTAATAGTACAGATAACTATTTTCCTGTATGGCAGGAGCAGACTTAAGGAGTTCAGCCAGTCTCAAATTCCCACCCATGCAAGCCAGTAACCacagacagcaaaataaaagattcACATAACTGCTTACATCCAAATACAGTCAAATAATTTGTCAACATCccttgtaataaaaaaaaaaaaatccaaaattctgttttccaCCTCACACCAAGACTCAAACTTAGAAAACAGAACATGCCAACATGAATTATGTTCCTAACTTTTGCCTCAACAACCATCTTTATCCTTGACATTCATCCTTTATAAGTTTGTAGCAGCAACAAAATATCCTGGCATAATTTTTATGCATTGTCTCACAAATCTTTCTTCATACACAGGCAGTAGTTAAGTCAATAGCACTCACTGTACATATGAAAAATGTACACTGTTCATATATTTCAATATCAGCTGTCTATTAAATGGCATCTAATAATAACATTGTCAGATTACTGGCTGCCATTGAttagaaaatcattatttaaacTAAAACCACGGCTGTATATATTCAGAACCACAGCTTTATTACCCTTTCTGCTCCGCCTGCACCTACAACACTGAGGTGAGGACAGAAGTATAGTCGCAAATTACAAAACTGGGTCCTATGAAAAACACCAATGTTTTCCAGAGAGCTGAGCATCCATCAGTTCTTTCCAAAGTCACAAGAATCGCATGAGAGCTAGCATTCAGGCATGTCACTTCAAACCTTAGCTGAAACGACAAACTCTCTTTCAAATTTAACAGGCCCACTGCATTTTGAACGTACATCAGAGACAAAATCAGGACTGGAGGCGCATTAAGGAAAGTTCCTCGTGCTGAACAGCTTGAAGAACTACATCACAGTTCATTCAAAATCAGCCTTTCCTCAATCCAGGTGCAGCACACGTGAACGACGCTGGTGTCAGAGAATATGCTTAAGACTACCCTTCTAACAGCATCTGCACTGGACAAAAACACTTCCACagtaaaaaggaagaaactgCTTCCTCGGCATATTAATATTTGAACATTATTGCATAGAAATAGAATCAGATTACTTTTTTATAATGTTAACAGGGTCAGTTCCCTATTCTGTCCCATTTGTCTGCTACAAAGAGGATGTGGTTCCTGCACAAAACATAGCTGTCACACCAAGCGCACACACCCTAGTTTAAGCAGACATAATAAAATAGAACGGGCTACATTACTCTACCTGATCAGTGCCAGTTGCATCATTACTACATCCACTGAATCCTGATATGTTCATGTATGCTGTTATGTGGTTATGACAAATACAGCAATACAGAaacaattatgaaataaaatatatcctCCTACTCTTTGGGTATCCTgctatttacttatttattatttggTTTGCCCTTGAGTGGTTTGCTTGAAAGTATTTGGAGTGTAATATGGATAAATTTTTCCACATGGATTTCCTATGACAGGGGCTCCACAGGGCATGCCAGAGGTGTGAATGTGCTCTTGGTTTATCACGTGAGGGGCAGAAAGGCCCAAAATCCAGCCCTTTAGGTTAGAGTGACAAATAAGGCTCTCCTGGGAGAGAGGTTGGAGAAGAGACCGGAGAAAGAAGTGCATCCTATTTAGAGCAATGCTATATGAAGATATTTATACTGAAAAGCCACTATACCCAGTGACCCACATTTAACATCTTGTGTGTTAATGCCTCAGGATTGCACACACGTAGTCAGCTGCCTGATTGCAGCGAACAggctggaaagcaaaggaaggTGATTAATCATGTAACTTGTAGTTAAGTCATAGTAAAGAATGTTGTAAATATTAGGAACTTACAAGAGTCTTCTATGGATAATGTGCAGACATATGGCAAAAAATCCAATGACTGTTGCCTACGTCAGACAGTCCATGAAACACAAATCATTGGCAGTACAGGAGCAATTCTGGGAAACTGCTGCCACGTGCCTGGTCtgctcttgtcttttttcctagaAGTAAGTTTTTGGCTTCAAGGACAGGAAGCTGGGCTAGATGGATCCTCATTCTCGTCCAGAGTGGCTGTTCATAGGAAAGTCACAGGTACTTCACTCTGCAGTCTACCGCTATTAGAAGTTGGATTTATCCCTTACCCTCCTCATCTCACTTGTAGAAAACAGACACATGGATAGGTGGTGTCTTACTGCATCGCAATGACAAAGCACTCTGAATTTTGATGAACCAGAACAGAGCAAGCTGTGGTATATGAAAAAGCGTCTCCTTCACCGGCACTATGGAATTGCTGTAGGTAAGCAACCTCCATCCCCGACCTTGGCAGTGACAAAACACACCCATGGATAGATGAAACATGTTCTTTCCTACCCCCCCCCCAACCATTCCCTTCCTGCCATTTACAGGTGATCTGAAATACTGCTCCCTCTCCACAACCTCGAGAAAGTCCTTCCTGCACTGGCCACCCCTCAACAGACTTCAGTGCATCTCCACACATAATGGTTCTCCTCCGGGGCATGGTGTCTACCAGAAACCATTGTCAGCACATTGTCCTGTTGCAACATGTCTGTCTCGTGAATAGCATGGATTCCAGGGAGAGCTACATCTGGCTTCACTTGACCGGAGCAGCAGATATTTGCAAAATCCCACATCTCCAAGGCAGAATTTTCACCTTCACTGCCCGGCTCACACCAAAGACTGGGACTAAAACATTGACAACAACCAGTTTTCCTCAAGAGCCAAAAGACATACTATATCTCCTGGAATAGACGCCTGTTTTATATGTTGTTTTTGAAAACTGTGCATCAGTGAAGACTGCTACAATTCTTCCGTCCTGCTCTAtgtcatgtttttcttcagatgcaAGCTAATCTACTAAAACAGCAATGGAAATACCTTCTTGTGCAACTCTGGAGTTTTGCCTCCCACCCAATTTTCAGCATGGAAGTATATTGCCCAACAAGTAACACTAGTAAAACAAGACACATCAAAAGCCTctcatttttttaaagtcctcATGGAACTTAGGA encodes:
- the LOC141743803 gene encoding interleukin-8-like, whose translation is MGLEGLSEMMLAAELRCQCIQTATGLTLPKQLANVEIIPEGPHCNTVEIIATLKNSQQICLDPQAKWVKIVINRILQR